The sequence AAAGAAAGGCTTTTTTTGAAGTTTTCTTAGGAAGAATGAATTGGTGACATTTTTATTACCCATAATAAATAAAGTACATAAATACATAATGAACGTTATTGCACACAATTTGCAATACATTGCACTTTTTTATAACATGCAAGAATAAGTAGATAATAGTGCATTTTTTGCACTGTAGTATATTTTACACATATATCGTATAGTACTCACATGTATAATAATTTACACACACCCAATATCCATAGATATACATAAATAAAAACAAGATCCGATTAAAAATAGAAGCAAACACACCTAAAAACAGGAAAACATATTAACTAAACTAAAAAAAATATGGCAACTACACAACAACAAAAGCGCAACAATATAATAGTCAATTTTGAGGTGTAAAGTTACCTTGGTAGAAAAATCATAAATAGTAAGCTCACAGAAAAACCAGACtagtccaaattgaaaatttgcaCACTAATTTTATAGAGCTCGCACTGCTTCATAATATGCAAGATCAAAGGCTATATTAGTATAAATGTTAAACACCAATGTGATTTACGATCCATTCACGCTTATATATTGTACTCATTCTTAATAAAATATCAACATCATTGATGATTAATCGTCCCTCAATAAGTTACACGTGGACGTGCACACACCACACATGGAATGAGGTTACCAGCGTGCacaccaacataaataaaataACAATCACCTATTAACACATTATTTTCTTTGATCCACATGCACGGGTATTGGTCTAGCTAAGCAACTACATGTCTACATACATGCATGAATCCTACGTACAAAAGAAAACACACTTGAAAAGAACATGTTAGCCAAACCTGAGGCCGTCTGCCGCCCATCACATGAGTGCCTCCGGCTTGTCCAGCACCACCCACCTTGCTCTACATCAGCATGGCAACATCTCTGACATCTCTACTCCGGCGGGTAGGAAAGTAGGAGTACAGCCTAATTTACTTCCCGGGATTGCATGGATATgcattcattttattttattactgCCTACTTACTCACACTCTACCTTGCTCAGCTCCGACCCAGAGCCCCACCGCAATGTCCAGCGACGACGAGCTCCGTGACCTCCTGGTCCAGGAAGCCACCACCGCGATCATCTCCGGCGCCGATCCCTCCCGCCCCACGGCCCGATCGGCCCACTTCCTCCTCCCCCGCGCGGGGGGCGCTCGCCTCCCTGCTCTGCCATCCCCGCCCCGCAATGCCGGCCCTGTTCTTGGCGACCAGCTCCCTGTCGATTGGACGGCCTGGCCCGGCTCCTCGAAGCTGTGGAGGCGGTGGGTGGCCAGGCTTCGGCCGCGGCATGAGCGCCTCTGGCGGAAGCTTGGGATCTTCGCCGCTGTCCTCGCGACCACCGGCTGGGTGCGGCGGCACGAGGGCCTGCtgctccagcttgcgggtttctggTCCGGCGAGACCAACACGTTCCTCTTCCCGTGGGGCGAGGCCACGGTGACGTTGGAGGACATGGCCGTGCTCGGGGGCCTGCCCCTGCTGGGCAGGCCGGTGTGGTCGCGGCTGCCGGACGAGCTCCGCGGGGACGTGGACGCGCTGGAAGCCGTCCGAATCGCGCTGAGCAGATGCACGAACAGAAAAGCCGCGTTTGCCCCGTGGGTTAAGCAATTCGTCGAGCGGCCGACgggggaggtcgctggcgacggcAGAGGAGAGACTGAGGCGGCCACATTGCTCGAGCACGGGGCGTTTCTGGCCATGTGGTTGAGCAAATACGTGCTCCCGGTGCCGCCATTCGACGTTGTCAGACCGGACATGTTCCCCCTCGCCGCCGGACTGGCGCGCGGCAGGTGCTCGGCCCTCGCGCCAGCCGTTCTTGCCAACATTTACAACGACCTCTCCGCCCTCAAGCACTACTTAAACTTGAGCAAGAGCCATCAGCCATTCGTGGCAGGTGCGCCACTACACATCCTCCAGCTATGGGTCTGGGAGCGCTTCCCGGAGCTTCGCCCTGCGATCAACTCCCACGGTGGTGATCCCGGCATGCCGAGGGCTACCAAGTGGCACAACATCAGAAACCCGCTTGATCCTGGCTACATCCACGCTGTATTCATGTCCCCGGAGGAGTTCAAATGGAGACCTTACGGAGGCAGTAGCTTTGCTCTGCCACAAGGCAGAAGTGGCTGCTGGGTGCACTGCCATGAAGTAGCAACAAGCAAGGGATTGCAATCCTTTGCGCAATGCCTCCGACCTTGCGAACTTGTCGGCATGCAATGCGTCGAGCAGTACTGTCCGCACCGCGTCGCAAGGCAGCTCGGCTTCGATCAGGACGTACCTGGGACTGTTGCCCATGCCAACTCAAGTCGAAAGATGGCGTGGGCAACATACAAGATGCAGCCTGAAAACATGTCGTTCTTTGCTCCGCAACACGATCCGGGCATGACAGTTCAATACGCACAATGGTGGAAGCCTTACTCGTCGGCATGTGCTGTTGCTGTTGCTAATGCTGCAAACATGAAACAACTTAATGTTGTAGTTAGTCCAAGAAAGATGAAAGCTGAAGGTCTCAGTGGTGTAGATTGTGGCAAAAAGCGTCACTTGGAGGCTGGGATGACTCTGCAAGATGATACAGAGGACAAGATTCCGTTGGCGGAGAGTCCGAAACTCCGAATAGTGTCATTCGAAAGGCACAAAGGCAGGATACAGAGacacattttgaaagatgacaaGACAAAGCAAAATTCAGAAACCGTGAAGGATTTGGTGCCAAGATGGGCAGGAAAAGGCAGACGTAGGG comes from Triticum aestivum cultivar Chinese Spring chromosome 5B, IWGSC CS RefSeq v2.1, whole genome shotgun sequence and encodes:
- the LOC123117044 gene encoding uncharacterized protein, giving the protein MSSDDELRDLLVQEATTAIISGADPSRPTARSAHFLLPRAGGARLPALPSPPRNAGPVLGDQLPVDWTAWPGSSKLWRRWVARLRPRHERLWRKLGIFAAVLATTGWVRRHEGLLLQLAGFWSGETNTFLFPWGEATVTLEDMAVLGGLPLLGRPVWSRLPDELRGDVDALEAVRIALSRCTNRKAAFAPWVKQFVERPTGEVAGDGRGETEAATLLEHGAFLAMWLSKYVLPVPPFDVVRPDMFPLAAGLARGRCSALAPAVLANIYNDLSALKHYLNLSKSHQPFVAGAPLHILQLWVWERFPELRPAINSHGGDPGMPRATKWHNIRNPLDPGYIHAVFMSPEEFKWRPYGGSSFALPQGRSGCWVHCHEVATSKGLQSFAQCLRPCELVGMQCVEQYCPHRVARQLGFDQDVPGTVAHANSSRKMAWATYKMQPENMSFFAPQHDPGMTVQYAQWWKPYSSACAVAVANAANMKQLNVVVSPRKMKAEGLSGVDCGKKRHLEAGMTLQDDTEDKIPLAESPKLRIVSFERHKGRIQRHILKDDKTKQNSETVKDLVPRWAGKGRRRAISRRVAVKASSDAEAVLVSEVDKPSCGPVSKNENFEEQAPSSVIPYDEKNLSSEHGEVEGAASARSNKGIRAAIGVDVCSNLPDILAISGNELDEIFRKDSEASAIYMDLSKLTMATSNSDQPNEERHLVTIRRDESKDIMVQNNSDITLRQGPVNVTHVTNVDVLDGYIDEMQTRNVMEEGDQRAKVDRENSTLLEGNNDASYNGLVYGNNELVKRVISTKTLYYLRPFKRVKELRSEIQEPQMQVK